AAGCCGAAGCTCTTCCATTTATTGGTTGTACTAATCGTCAGCAGGGGATTTCCAACATTGCGAATATGATTAGGCAAACATTAAACTTTAACTTAGGAGAATTTCGAGGTAATAGGGATCCTGACGATGCATTTAAATATCTCCGAAATATTGCTGAGGAGATAGGTATATTTGTTCTACTGGCAGGGAATCTCGGATCCCACCATTCTAATATAGATACCGAGATATTTAGAGGCTTTGTTCTTGCTGATAAAATTGCTCCTTTTATTGTAATTAATGATCAAGATTCAAAATCGGCTTGGTCTTTCACTCTTCTGCATGAGATTGCTCATTTATTGTTAGGTCAGACTGGTGTGAGCGGTTCCTTTTCTGAAAACATGGTAGAGCAATTTTGCAATGATGTTGCCAGCGAGATTTTACTTCCCTCTGATGAATTAAATGATTTTAAACCAGATATTTTAGATTTTGAAAAATTGACTCAGCAAATTTCTTCTTTTTCTAAAGAACGTAATATCAGCAGTAGTCTTGTTTCGTATCGTCTGCTGAGAAAGAGTTACATTAACCAAAGACTATGGACTGAGTTATCTAAATTTTATGAAGCATATTGGCGTGATTTAAAAACAAAAGAAAGAAAACGCAATAAGCAGCAAAAAGGTGGGCCAAGCTATTTTGTTTTGCAAAGAAAAAAACTAGGTAATGCTTTGGTTCGAATTGCTGAGCGTATGATGCTTTCCGGAGCTCTTACGACAACGAAGGCCGGGTTGTTGCTAGGAGTCAGACCAATAAAAGTTCACAAACTCTTCCATTCTGGTAGGGCAGTATAGGGGATAGTCATTGCTATATCTGCTAGATGCAAACACATTGATTGATGCAAAAAACCAATATTATCCTGTGAAACGGGTGCCAGAATTTTGGGATTGGCTAGTGTATCAAGGACAACGATTTCGAATAAAGATTCCAATCGAGATTTATGAAGAATTCAAAGATACAGAGACAAGAGAAGGACAAAAGGACGATCTTGCCCAATGGGCAGGAATAACTGAAGTAAAAAAGGCGCTACTATTTAACGAAGAGTCAGAACCAGACCTTGTTTCTCGCGTTGTTTATGGGGGATACTTTCCAAATCCTGGTGATGATGAAATAGAGAAACTCGGGCGTGATCCTTTTCTCATCTCTTATGCCCTTAAAGATAGTAATAACCGTTGTATTGTTACCACTGAAGTATCCAAACCAAAACGAAAAGGGGTGAATAAAAAGATACCCGACGTGTGTGATACTTTGGGTGTTCGGTGTATTAATAACTTTCAATTGATCCAAGAGTTGGATTTCAGTACTGCTTGGAATGCCGATACATAGCGTTTGTAATTATAAATATTACCAGATGAACGCTTCCCGTCTCAATTCAACATCTGCTATAGACGAATACGTCCCTCACAGCTCATCTTTCTCTCCGGCTTCCACATCCCAGTCCGT
This window of the Candidatus Nitrohelix vancouverensis genome carries:
- a CDS encoding ImmA/IrrE family metallo-endopeptidase, whose protein sequence is MPKINQEILIWARETSGLTVEEAAKKLQLKDTSAATGVEKLLEYESGKEPSRSLLVKMSKQYRKPLLAFYLEKPPRKGDRGEDFRTLREGYKQEENVLVDVLIRDIKARQSVLREILIEEDEAEALPFIGCTNRQQGISNIANMIRQTLNFNLGEFRGNRDPDDAFKYLRNIAEEIGIFVLLAGNLGSHHSNIDTEIFRGFVLADKIAPFIVINDQDSKSAWSFTLLHEIAHLLLGQTGVSGSFSENMVEQFCNDVASEILLPSDELNDFKPDILDFEKLTQQISSFSKERNISSSLVSYRLLRKSYINQRLWTELSKFYEAYWRDLKTKERKRNKQQKGGPSYFVLQRKKLGNALVRIAERMMLSGALTTTKAGLLLGVRPIKVHKLFHSGRAV
- a CDS encoding DUF4411 family protein — protein: MLYLLDANTLIDAKNQYYPVKRVPEFWDWLVYQGQRFRIKIPIEIYEEFKDTETREGQKDDLAQWAGITEVKKALLFNEESEPDLVSRVVYGGYFPNPGDDEIEKLGRDPFLISYALKDSNNRCIVTTEVSKPKRKGVNKKIPDVCDTLGVRCINNFQLIQELDFSTAWNADT